From Deltaproteobacteria bacterium, one genomic window encodes:
- a CDS encoding 50S ribosomal protein L24, producing MAVKKNDTVMVIAGKEKGKSGKVLKVLPKKGAVIIERLNFVKRHLRPGAGHGQGGIVEKEAPIHISNVQLLCRKCNLSTRTGKKILEDGRKIRICKKCGEAIDE from the coding sequence ATAGCAGTCAAGAAAAATGACACTGTGATGGTGATCGCGGGCAAGGAGAAGGGCAAGTCGGGGAAGGTGCTCAAGGTCCTCCCCAAAAAGGGCGCGGTGATCATCGAGCGCCTCAACTTCGTCAAGCGACACCTCAGGCCTGGTGCTGGCCATGGGCAAGGAGGCATTGTGGAAAAGGAGGCCCCAATCCATATCTCCAACGTCCAACTGCTTTGCAGAAAATGCAACCTCTCCACCAGGACAGGAAAGAAGATCTTGGAGGACGGGAGGAAGATCCGGATCTGCAAGAAGTGCGGTGAGGCCATTGACGAATAG
- the rpsH gene encoding 30S ribosomal protein S8: MSMTDPIAHMLTKIRNAIMAKKSEMEVPSSKLKSRIAEILKKEGYIKDYEVINDNKQGILKIYLKYDANKQGVITNLQRVSKPSRRVYVAKDEIPSVLSGLGIAILSTSRGVMTDRAARKAEVGGEVICYIW; encoded by the coding sequence ATGAGCATGACCGACCCAATAGCTCACATGTTGACCAAGATACGCAACGCCATTATGGCCAAAAAGTCGGAGATGGAGGTTCCCTCTTCTAAATTGAAGTCAAGAATAGCTGAAATCCTCAAGAAAGAGGGTTATATCAAAGATTATGAGGTTATTAACGATAATAAGCAGGGGATTCTCAAAATATACCTCAAATACGACGCTAATAAGCAAGGTGTAATCACCAACTTGCAACGGGTAAGCAAACCCAGCCGCAGGGTCTACGTGGCCAAAGATGAAATCCCATCCGTGTTGAGCGGATTGGGAATAGCGATCCTCTCCACCTCCAGGGGCGTGATGACGGACCGCGCTGCCCGCAAGGCGGAGGTGGGAGGGGAGGTCATCTGCTATATATGGTAG
- a CDS encoding 50S ribosomal protein L18, translating into MGTTKRLTGRLRRKQRVRKKVRGTEGRPRLTVYRSLRHIYAQVIVDATGETLASASTLSKELKGQLKNMGNIEAAQAVGELLAQKALEKGVRKIVFDRNGFLYHGRIKALAEAARQKGLEF; encoded by the coding sequence GTGGGGACCACAAAGAGATTGACAGGAAGGTTGAGGAGGAAACAAAGGGTCAGAAAAAAGGTGAGGGGAACCGAAGGGCGCCCTCGTCTCACTGTATATCGTAGCCTGAGGCATATCTATGCCCAAGTCATCGTCGATGCCACAGGAGAGACCCTGGCGTCAGCCTCCACACTAAGTAAGGAGTTAAAGGGCCAATTGAAAAATATGGGCAACATAGAGGCGGCCCAGGCCGTTGGTGAACTATTGGCACAAAAGGCCTTGGAGAAAGGGGTCAGGAAGATAGTCTTTGATCGTAATGGGTTCCTTTACCACGGCAGGATAAAGGCGTTGGCAGAGGCTGCACGCCAGAAAGGTCTGGAGTTTTGA
- the rplF gene encoding 50S ribosomal protein L6 has protein sequence MSRIGKTPIPVPQGVEVKLEGSTLEVKGPKGTLSHTIPEGIFLQTEDGMIYVKRNGDAKRVRSLHGLTRTLIANIVTGVTQGFEKRLEIVGIGYRANLQGRTLQLSLGYSHPVTYSLPEGIEVVMEGQTKITVKGIDKQKVGQAAAEIRGFRRPEPYKGKGIRYAGEQIRRKAVKAKG, from the coding sequence ATGTCCAGGATAGGAAAGACCCCCATTCCTGTCCCCCAAGGGGTAGAGGTAAAGCTGGAGGGATCTACATTGGAGGTGAAAGGCCCCAAAGGGACCCTGTCTCATACCATACCAGAGGGCATCTTCCTCCAAACCGAAGATGGGATGATTTACGTGAAACGAAACGGTGATGCGAAAAGGGTGCGCTCCCTCCATGGATTGACCAGGACACTGATCGCCAATATAGTAACGGGGGTGACGCAAGGATTTGAAAAAAGATTGGAGATAGTGGGAATAGGATATAGGGCCAACCTTCAGGGGAGGACCCTCCAATTGAGCTTGGGATATTCGCACCCAGTGACCTATTCCCTTCCAGAAGGTATAGAGGTGGTGATGGAGGGACAGACCAAAATCACGGTGAAGGGGATTGATAAACAAAAGGTCGGACAGGCGGCTGCTGAGATAAGGGGATTCAGAAGGCCCGAACCCTATAAGGGAAAGGGGATCAGGTATGCTGGAGAGCAAATCCGCAGAAAGGCGGTTAAGGCCAAAGGTTAA
- a CDS encoding type Z 30S ribosomal protein S14, translated as MARTALIVKAQRPKKFKVREYNRCPICGRARAFHRKFNMCRICLRKFALQGDIPGVIKSSW; from the coding sequence GTGGCGAGAACGGCCCTCATTGTCAAGGCCCAGCGGCCTAAAAAATTTAAGGTAAGGGAATACAACAGATGCCCTATTTGCGGTAGGGCCCGGGCCTTTCACAGAAAGTTCAATATGTGCCGCATATGTCTGAGGAAATTTGCCCTGCAAGGAGATATCCCAGGCGTTATCAAGTCCAGTTGGTAG
- the rplE gene encoding 50S ribosomal protein L5, translating to MSKMREFYQKEVVPTLMKRFNYKNIMQIPKLEKIVINMGLGEAIQNIKILDSAMEEIAVITGQRPVITKAKRSIAQFKLRAGMPIGCMVTLRKERMYEFFNRLINVALPRVRDFRGVSPHAFDGRGNYALGIKEQIIFPEINYDKIDKIKGMNIIIVTTAKKDEEGKELLRLMGMPFRS from the coding sequence ATGTCAAAGATGAGGGAATTTTATCAAAAGGAAGTAGTTCCAACCCTGATGAAGCGTTTTAATTACAAAAACATCATGCAGATCCCCAAGTTGGAGAAGATTGTCATCAACATGGGGCTGGGGGAGGCCATCCAAAACATCAAGATTCTCGACTCTGCCATGGAGGAGATAGCCGTCATCACGGGGCAGAGGCCGGTCATCACCAAGGCCAAGAGATCCATTGCCCAGTTCAAACTAAGGGCTGGTATGCCCATTGGCTGCATGGTGACCCTGAGGAAGGAGAGGATGTATGAGTTCTTCAACAGGCTCATCAATGTGGCCCTACCGAGGGTAAGGGATTTCCGTGGAGTCTCCCCACATGCCTTTGATGGAAGGGGTAATTACGCCCTGGGGATCAAGGAGCAGATCATCTTCCCGGAGATAAATTATGATAAAATAGATAAGATCAAGGGTATGAATATAATCATCGTGACCACAGCCAAGAAAGATGAGGAGGGAAAGGAACTCCTCAGGCTTATGGGTATGCCTTTTAGGAGTTAA